The Ruminococcaceae bacterium R-25 DNA segment CCCGCCAGGTCAAGAAGCATCTTGCAGCATGAATAGTAAACATAGCAGTCACCGGATCTTCTCGAAAATCCTCTGTATGCAGCCTGAGAATATGAAAGGCTTCCGCAGTGGACATAAGAGATATGGCTGTGGACCCAGTTGAAGATATTTCTGGCAGTCGCGACATCATTCTTTCCCCAGAGACCGGACATGACCTTTGAAGCAAGGCGCTTTGCGTCATTCTTTGAAACATTGCCGACTCCGCCGCCGCTTCCGGTATCAGAGCCGCTGACATCATAACCGTCACTGTTGGTATTGACTGCAGCCTTGTTTGATGGTTTTACCGTGATCTCAACATATTTGGTGCTGATATTGTTAGCCTTGTCTATTGCTTCGTATTTGAGCTTGTAAACGCCCGGAGTTCCGTAATCCACTTCAGAATCATCGATCCTGATCATGGGGTCATCATCGTAGTCATCAGATACCATAACGCCGTCGAAAAAGTCAGGTTCGCCCTGGTTTGCTTCAACTTCCAGATTTTTGATGCCACTTATGACAGGTCCTGTGTGATCGTCTATAACCGTGAAAAGAACGTCGACCGTTGAAGTATTTCCGTAAACATCTGTTACGAGAACATCCACATTGTAGATACCGCCTTCTTTGAAGACAGGTTCCTTCTTATACTCGATCTTTCCAATGCCCGAGAGATCATAAAGATAGCCTACACATTCGTCTGCATCAGGAGCATTCCATGTCGTATAGAGGAGCTTCGGAAGGCCGATTGCTCTGGGAGCAGTATGGTCTTCGATCCTTAAGATGACATCCTTTTCGAATACTTCATCGTAAGAGACCTTGAGCTGGTATATGGCAGGCTCGTTTGTATCTATGCCTGATACGTCTGTTAAGAACTTCGCATCCTCAGGGCATCTTTCGAAAAAGTCTTCGATCTTTATCTCAGAGCCGGCTTCGATAACTATCTCTTTTTTTAGATTCCTGTTGGCGTCACGAATGGTGAGCAAAACAGTCACCACAATTATTGCGGCGCAATATAAAAAAGCTCCTATTTTAGCGAAGGTCTTAGACATACTCTATTATTTTAAATATCAGAAATAATTGTCAAGAAATATTTATGACAACTATGGTGTAGTCTCCGGGTCAGATGTTGTAACTTTTGTCGGCTCAGGTGTCGGCACAGGAGTGTTCTCAGCAGCCTTCGTCGGCTCCGGTACCGGAGTCGATGTCGGCGTCGGTGAGCTCTCAGTATTTGTCGTCTCCGGTGTAGGAGTCGGAGTTTCAGAAGTTTCCTGTGTTGTCGGAGAAGGACCTTCTGAAGGCTGGGCAGTAGTCGTTACAGTTGGTGAGACTGCCGGAGATACCGACGGAGAAACCGACGGGGTTACCGAAGGCGAAGCCATAGGATCCTCTGTGGGAGAAGGTGTCGGAGATGCTAAGAATTCCTTGGAACCGCCTGCTCTCGGAGGATATAATGCTCCGTTAAACTTATGATATCTGTCGTTGATCTGGGCATCGGTGCACATGAACCAGATGCCGGGGTGATCGCTGTATCCTTCTGTAGCATCGCAGTGATACCACTCGCCGTTAAGCTTTACCAGAAGCCAGAAGTGGATCTTGCCGTTAAGCTTCGGGTAACGGTCAACACGCATGTTCTCGATTCCTGCGATGTCCAAAAGCATCTTGCAGCAGGAATAGTAAACATAGCAGTCACCGCTGTGCTTCGTAAATCCTCTGTATGCCGCATGTTCATAATTGCGCGTACCCCAGAGGAGTCTGAAGGAAAGGTTATTGTGAACCCAGTTGAAGATCGCTCTCGCGGTCTCTACTTCATTATTTCTGTAAAGGCCGGACATAACTTTTCTGGCGATAGCGTAAGGATCGCCGTCACCTACATAATAAGTTCCGGGATCGCCGCCTGAAGTCTTGTTTTTCGCTGTCTCGGAAGCGACCTTGATCTTCATGGTCGTTTCTGCGGTAGCAATATTGCCGGCCTTATCCTTCGCTCTGTAAATGAGCTTGTAAGTGCCGGTCTTAGTGTAATCGACCTGTGAATCGTCAAAAGTGAGCATCGGTTCAGGATCGTAGTCGTCTGTAACCGTGATGCCTTCATAGAAATCGAGCTGGTCAGGATTGCCTTCGAGTTCAAGCTCATGAAGACCGCTTATTACAGGAGGCGTAGTGTCATTGATCACCGTAAACGGAACAGTGATAACCGCGCTGTTGCCGTATACGTCCGTTACGACGATAGGGACCTCATATTCCCCTCCCGTCGTAAATACAGGTGTACCGTCCTGATACTCCACCTTTGCGATTCCGGAAAAATCAAAAAGATTCGCGATGCAGTCCTGCGGATCCGGCATTTTCCAGTTCATATAAACCGTTGTCGGAACAGCTTCTCCTGAAGGCGGAGTGCGGTCTTCGATCCTAAGGACTACATCCTCACTTTTCTTGCCGATCCTGATCCTGATCTGATAGATGCCGGGCTCATTTGTATTGATCCCTGATACGTCCGTCAAAAAGTCAGCATTCAGCGGCGCATTCTCAAAAAATGCATCGATCGAGATAGGTGTCCCTACCTCGATCGTTACGTCTTTCTTGAGATTGTTAAGGGTGTCGCATGCAGCAAACAAGGCAACAGTAGTTACTGCCAGGATGCCAACGACGATGCTTAATACTTTTCGCTTCATTCCCATTACCAATTCCCATTTATTTAATTAATCCCCAATGACAGAGTTATCCGTCCTTTTTATACGGGAAACCTGATTTTATCTTCCCGCTATAAACATCCACATATTTCTGCACCGACTTGGTCGACCTCTCCGGATACTTGTTCTTCTCGAAAGTATGGTCGGAAGGTGCCGCATAGATTTCCTTATCAGTCATCATGAAGGTGAAGTACTTCTTGGAAGTTCCGTCAAAATACTTCTGTGCATCGCAGTGATACCACTCACCGTTAAGCTTTACCAAAGCCCAGTAATGGTAGTTCGGATGCGCCTTGGATACTTTTCGTACAACGCAGAGATTTTCTATTCCTTCGATATCGAGCATAGCCTTGCAGACAGCCCATGTACCATAGCAGGAAGAATATCTCTTTGTGAAAGTATTGATTGCTGCAACTGCCCAGTTATCGTACTGGGGAGTACGCAGAACGAATCTGATGTTATTGTGTACCCAGTAGAAGATCTTCATGGCCTTTTCAACATCAGTATCGCTGGACTTAAGAATCTTCTTGTTGATGTCCTTAGCCATTTTGTAAGCCTTATCTTCATAAGCACGGATCTCAGCAGATGACAGACCGCCTCTGCCCGTAATTACAACATGGACCTGAACGGTAACTTCAGTAACATTGCCGACATCATCAGTAGCTCTGTAAATAAGATCATAATCACCGACCTGTGTGAGATCCACTTTTGAATCATCGATTTCCAATTTAGGGTTAACAGCATAATCGTCTGTAACGATGATGCCATCATCATAGGTCATGCCGTCACCTTTTCCTACGACGACATCGAAATCTCCTGTGCCTAAAATCTTCGGCGGTTGTGTATCTTTAATTACACGGAACGGAACATCAACAACGGAATAGTTGCCGTTGGTATCCGTAAGCCTTACGGGGATATCGTAATCTCCGCCCTTTGTAAGATCAGGTTCGCCCTTGTCATAAGAGAGCGTAACTGCCGTGAGATCGAAAATATCTTTAATCAGGAGATTCGGATCAGGTGCCTTTCCTGCGTACATCTTAAAAGGAACAGCTGTTCCTGTAGGAGCTGTACGGTCAACTACATTAAGCACCGAATGAACGACATGACCGCCGCAATCTATCGCAATATCATAAGACTGCAGAAGACCTGTATCGATCTGGTCTACGGCAGTGATGAACTTAGTGTTCGGCGGGATCTCCGTAAAGAAGCTGTCCAATGTGATCGGATGACCATATTCTATGCTTACTTCCTGAACGACTTTGTTGTCGATGGAATCGATAGTTTTTGTGTAATAAAAATAACAGGCAGCAATGCCCAACAAGGCTCCTGCGATCGGGGGTAGGATCCCCAATCCCAAAAGCCTTGTAATACTGAATTTCTTTTTCTTAGCCTGACGAGTCATCTGTCAAAAAATTACTGCATCAAATACTGAATCTGCCAAACAGCATCATTTTTAACATTGAACTGGAGAACAGCATCCTCTGAAAGCTCATAAATCAAAGCTTCAGACGTAGAATCTGTGGGCTCACCGTA contains these protein-coding regions:
- a CDS encoding transglutaminase superfamily protein, yielding MGMKRKVLSIVVGILAVTTVALFAACDTLNNLKKDVTIEVGTPISIDAFFENAPLNADFLTDVSGINTNEPGIYQIRIRIGKKSEDVVLRIEDRTPPSGEAVPTTVYMNWKMPDPQDCIANLFDFSGIAKVEYQDGTPVFTTGGEYEVPIVVTDVYGNSAVITVPFTVINDTTPPVISGLHELELEGNPDQLDFYEGITVTDDYDPEPMLTFDDSQVDYTKTGTYKLIYRAKDKAGNIATAETTMKIKVASETAKNKTSGGDPGTYYVGDGDPYAIARKVMSGLYRNNEVETARAIFNWVHNNLSFRLLWGTRNYEHAAYRGFTKHSGDCYVYYSCCKMLLDIAGIENMRVDRYPKLNGKIHFWLLVKLNGEWYHCDATEGYSDHPGIWFMCTDAQINDRYHKFNGALYPPRAGGSKEFLASPTPSPTEDPMASPSVTPSVSPSVSPAVSPTVTTTAQPSEGPSPTTQETSETPTPTPETTNTESSPTPTSTPVPEPTKAAENTPVPTPEPTKVTTSDPETTP
- a CDS encoding transglutaminase superfamily protein, yielding MSKTFAKIGAFLYCAAIIVVTVLLTIRDANRNLKKEIVIEAGSEIKIEDFFERCPEDAKFLTDVSGIDTNEPAIYQLKVSYDEVFEKDVILRIEDHTAPRAIGLPKLLYTTWNAPDADECVGYLYDLSGIGKIEYKKEPVFKEGGIYNVDVLVTDVYGNTSTVDVLFTVIDDHTGPVISGIKNLEVEANQGEPDFFDGVMVSDDYDDDPMIRIDDSEVDYGTPGVYKLKYEAIDKANNISTKYVEITVKPSNKAAVNTNSDGYDVSGSDTGSGGGVGNVSKNDAKRLASKVMSGLWGKNDVATARNIFNWVHSHISYVHCGSLSYSQAAYRGFSRRSGDCYVYYSCCKMLLDLAGIPNMMVKRYPVYGSNHYWNLVKLNGQWYHCDSTRFRHRGSIYFMCTDAQINDKYHQFNGKLYPARAGGSTDFKPSDTPTPTDDPTLETSPSQGPGNSSPTPTGTVTPEPTGTAEPTSSAGDTPTPTTGPSQDLTNTPGPTNSPSGDPTDTPSPTPVNTTTEAPVNTPTNTPTSTPTSTPKPKPTEQQEKPTESTSEE
- a CDS encoding transglutaminase superfamily protein; translation: MTRQAKKKKFSITRLLGLGILPPIAGALLGIAACYFYYTKTIDSIDNKVVQEVSIEYGHPITLDSFFTEIPPNTKFITAVDQIDTGLLQSYDIAIDCGGHVVHSVLNVVDRTAPTGTAVPFKMYAGKAPDPNLLIKDIFDLTAVTLSYDKGEPDLTKGGDYDIPVRLTDTNGNYSVVDVPFRVIKDTQPPKILGTGDFDVVVGKGDGMTYDDGIIVTDDYAVNPKLEIDDSKVDLTQVGDYDLIYRATDDVGNVTEVTVQVHVVITGRGGLSSAEIRAYEDKAYKMAKDINKKILKSSDTDVEKAMKIFYWVHNNIRFVLRTPQYDNWAVAAINTFTKRYSSCYGTWAVCKAMLDIEGIENLCVVRKVSKAHPNYHYWALVKLNGEWYHCDAQKYFDGTSKKYFTFMMTDKEIYAAPSDHTFEKNKYPERSTKSVQKYVDVYSGKIKSGFPYKKDG